In Prionailurus bengalensis isolate Pbe53 chromosome D4, Fcat_Pben_1.1_paternal_pri, whole genome shotgun sequence, the DNA window GAGAATCCCCCAGAGCCCTCACTCACCAGGTCACAGTCCACGCCGTTGGTGATGGTGTGCCTCCGACGTTCCCCTCGGGCACGGGGGGCCCGATGGGCATCGCCCATGCCTAGCTCCCGGGCCCTGCAGGCCGCTGCACCTGCCGCAGAGGAGCAAGGACCTGGGTCACTTCCAGGCCTGCCTAGTCAAGCTCAACGtcccccaccccaagcctggCGGTGCACAGCCGGGTGTCCAGGCCTACATCTCTCTGGGTTCATGGGCAACTCAGAGCCTCTGCACGGGCCCTCCCCATCTCAACCCATCCTGGGGGCACGGGCAACGGCCCAGCGCAGCACACACCTTGCCTCTGTGCCTGGCTGGCGGCTGGCTCCCCACTCCATCCCCACCagctcccctcacccctccctcggTAAGGGCCATGTGACCGCTGAGGCTGCTTGTCCGTACACACAACACAAATGTGTGCGCCCACACACATGCCCCAGCACGAGCGCCCTGGGGCAGGGGCTTTACCCGGTTCTTCTCAGCACTCCCGCTGCCTAGGGTGCTTCGAGTACACTGCAGGGGCTCATGGGCTGCTAAGTACAGGGGGAGTGAGCAGGCCTCTGGCcgtccctgcttctccctccgGGTCTGCCGGGGCCTTCAGGGGTGACGGGAGTCCGTGCAGGTGAAGTGTGTGCAGCTGAGTGTGCTTGGGGCTGAAGAGCCATCGGGGCCAGCTGACTTCCCCGGGGGATGGGGAGCACGTGCAGGGCAACCCGCGAGGCAGAGTAAGGTGCGGGTGTGGAGAAGGTCACCCTCCTGGCTCCCGAGCCCTATTCCCCCACACCAGGCTCAGCCTCACAGGCTCTGCCCCCTGCACTGGGGGCGGTGGTGCAAGGAAGAGGAACATGTCCACAGGGCTGGCACCAGGTCTCTGCAGGCCTCCAGCCGGCCCTGGCAGACAGGCTCCGAGCCAGCCCAGAGTTCACGTCCCAACCTGCCCATGCTGCATGGCTGGCACAGAAAATACAGCAGAGGGAGGCTAGAGAGCATGGAACCTCAGAACCCCCGAGCTTGGTGTGGGGGCAGCTCCCAGATTCCCAGATGACAGCACGCTGGATGTTCAGAGGGACCAGCAGGCGGACGCAGCCCTGTCTGTCCCCGTCTGGGCCTGAGCTAGCAGCTTGCGCCAAGGGAGCCAGGGCAGGCCTGGGTGCGCTGAGCTCCAGCAGGGGATAGGGAAGGGGACCCTGGATCTCTGGAGCAGGGGGCTCTGTGAGTACGAGGGCTTTCTCTTCCTGGAAATCTGGGGGAGCTTGGAGTGCCAAGACATGCCATGCCTCTCGTCTGGGTCTCTGCCTGGAAAAGGTGACAGTGAGAGCCTGGCCTGAGACTTAAGCTGTTCTGTGGTGTCAGGCACCAGGACAGAGCAGGACTGCAGGTCTGAGGCCTCCAAACCCCAGTCCCATGGCTGATTTTCAACTACATGCAGCCACAGGGACGGCACTAGCCCTGCACTCAGAAGTGCCCCCTGCCTGCCCACACCACAGGGACAGACTGGTTGGGCAGTGAGGAGCAGGGGGAGCCCCCAGCCTGGGGTGGGCTTCTGGACGGCTGCACCAAGGAGGCCAGGAGCCACTGTGGCTCCAAGCACCAGTCATGGGGCTGGGGGACATGGGCAAGGCTGGGGTGGAGGTCCAATGAAGCTGCCAGAGCAGTGAAGGCATAGAAAGGGCTGGCAGCGgccatgggtgggggtggggggcgggaggccTGCACCAGGTGGTGCACAGGTGCAGGCTGAATGGGATGAGGGGTCTGGACCCTGCCGCCAGCCACAGTGCAGGTGCTATTTCCAGGGAAGAcactggtggtggggggggggggcggcacagGGGAGCCATTCAGCCATCTCCCAGCACTGCCAACTGGACCGGAAGCTAGGCAAGCAGCCTGCCGTCCATCCAGAGCGGCTGCGCCTGGGTCTCTCCCTGGTGTCACCCCTGCAGGCTTGAAGATTGGGCTGGAGACTCACCCACCGCTTCGCTCTTCCTGGCAACCAGGCCAGGTCCTTCGGGGCCGACTCAGCCGGCCCTGGCCTCAGTGGTGGAGGCAGCAAGCCCAGCCGTCTGAGCGGAGCTGCGGGACTGAGAACCCAAAAAGGCAGCGAGGGCCCCGCCCAGCCTgggcccctctctcctctgcactAGAGGAAAACTCTGCCTAGGCAGTTACCACGGATACGACCGAGGGTCTAAGTGTCCCCAGGTGTGGGGCAGGGGTCCTCGGTGCTCAGCTCAGGCCTGTACAGTGGCTTCCTGGTGGAGTTTGGGAGTCATCCACCAGCCCCTGGGCCCTACGATGGCCTCCCGctgtggagggggaggagctggCCCCTGAGCACACCGGGAACCCAGGAGGCCGCTTTCCCTCCAGGCGCTTACCGGCCCCCGCGGTAGGAGAAGGGCCGCAGCGCCTCTGCGGCTCTGGCCTGAGGCGCCGGTCGCGGGGGTTCGGCGGGGGTTCGGCGGGGGGCGGCTAcgaggcggggctgggggccgcCCCGCACTCACCAGCGTCCGCGCTCGGGCTCCGCTCCAGCGCCGCGCCCTGGGGCCGCTCGGGCTCCGCGGGACCGGGCGCTGCCTCTGCGGGTCCGCACAGCTTCTCTAGGCTCCGGGCCGCGCCGCCGGGGACGGCTGGCGGGGGCCGCGCGCCCAGGGGCAGGGGCTTCCTCTCCAGGACCGTCCGCGGCTCGTCAGCCGGCGCGAACACcaggcgcggcggcggcggcggctgacCCCCGGGCCGCGCCGGGCAGCCTCCCCGGGCCGGGGCGCGCGCCTGGCCCCGCGGGCCGCCGTCGGCGCTCAGCAGCGAGGTGCGCAGGCCGGCCACGAAGCGCTCGAAGGTCAGGTAGCCGCTGGCCGGGGCCACCTGGCGCAGGCCCTCGAGCACGCCGCGGGGCAGCTCGCGCGCGTCGGCGCCCTGCCAGCGGGACTCGATCTCGCGCAGGTGCACGCAGCCCCGCCGCCGGTCGTCCAGGATGTCGAACAGCGTGCGCAGGCTCTGCAGGAAGGCGCGCGGCAGCCCCTCCGTGCCGGGCGCGGGCGCGGCGGGCGGCCCGTGGCCCGGCTCGGCCATCGCGGCTCCGGCCATGGGCTGCCGCCGCCGGGCTCCGTCCTGGGCTCGGTCCCCGCGGCGTCCGCGCTCCGTCCCCCCGGGGCCCGACGGCGGGGCCCGGCCGGCGCGCGCAACCCGGCGCGACAATAGCTGCGACTTTTTGAATGGACCCTTCTCGTGGCGTCAGCGCTCATTAGCATTCGCGGCAGCCATTGGCCGAAGCCGGCCCGTCTGCTCCCGGATTGGCTGAGAGGCCGCCAGCCCGGTTTGATTTTTCCGCCgagggccccgccccgccccgcgcgctcCCGCCGCCgtgcggggcggggccggggggtgCGCCGAGACACGGGTACTAGCCTGGGGGCGGGGTCCCGACTCGGCCTCCTCCGGGCCTCGCGGGTGGCGGGCGGAGCCCCGAGCGgacccctttctcctccccctccccctcccgcggCGGCTCAGCCCTCTCGGAGGGGCGGGGCCCGGCGCCCTACGAAAACCTGTCCCCAGGTGGCCTCGTGGGGTAAGGATGGGGAGCACACCTCCTCTGGGAGTCACCTTCCCTGTCTGACTCCCCTGGGGACTCTTCGCTGAGGGTCCCCGGGCCCAGGCACCTCGACTCTGGGGCCCATGTGCCAGGAGAGTCCCAAGAGGACTGGGCTCCAGCCAGCAGGACGCTTCCCCTTACAGAGGCCTGTCTGTCCACACTGCTGCCGGCTCCTCCCCTTGTCCCCGGGGATAGCCTGGCCTTTCCTGCCTACTGCAGGACAAAGCCACTTTTTCCTGTGTCCCCAGATCCCCATCTGGTGACCAGCTCTCCTCTGCTCCAGCCTCTTCCCCTGGCCGGACCCTTCCTCCAGCGGTTCCCCAGGCGCTCCCGGCCGGGCAGCCCTGTGTCCCCAGCGGCCCCTGCTTCATTTCCAGCCAGCATCCAGTCATTCTGTCTGGTCAGTCTGGGAGGGGGCCGGGGCTTAGCCTGCGGTCTCGTCCAGAAGAGAACTTCCTCTTGCTAGGGCGGTGAGGTGACTTTCTTCCTGCCCAGGACGTGCGGTTCCCTGGACAGGTGCCCTGTTCACGAGAGCCCCCCGTGTCAGGGCTTCCTGACTCCATTGTAAATGCGGCCTGCCTTTTGACCTTTCACACACCTCAGAGTTGAGGCTCCTTTACggtaaggaattttggaagcaccTAGAAAGCTGTGAGCCTGGAGTTTCCCTGTGGAGCCTAGCTCATCCCAGCCTTCCCCTTCAGGGACAGGACTAGCCAGAATCCCAGAACAGCATTCAGGCCGTTTTTCCTGTAGTTcgcctctccctccttccagcacaccctgccccatcccccatcctTAGGGTGCCCAGCATTCTCTCACCTCTGGGCCCTTGCACATGGTAGCTGTCCCGCCAGGAACATGTTTCCCTGTCTGCTCCTGGCCATCACTGTGCGTCCTTTGAAACCCCACTCAGGTACCCGACCCACCCTTGGAAGTCTGGTTAGATGTCCTGACCTTCAAAGCATAAGGCTGCTTTCTCCTAGCTCTTGTGCTTCTCTCCCCATGGGTCCTTCCCTGTGCTTTCTGGAAGCAGGACAGGGCCACCCCAAGGCCTGGCTTCAGCCTGGCCCACAGTGGAGGCTTAGTGGGTGACCAGCACATGGGAAGCCTCATTCTGGAGGTCACAGTGGAAACACCACCcttgggtgggatggggaggCCCGGGGACAGctccgtggtggtggtggtggtggtgggggtgttgTGTGGATGTGGAGGCCAGCGGCCAGCGCCAAGCGATGCTGCTACAGCTCAGGACAGCAGGACAGCGTGGCCAGCAGCACCCAGGCCAGGGCCACTGTGAGCCTGAGTCCACCGTGCAGAGAAAGCAAGGCCTGCTCAGAGTATCAGGAGCCATGGGGGAGGAAGTCCCCACTGGCCTTTGGCCTGCCGGCCTCCCGGTGGGCTTCTCTGGCTAGCTCTGGGTGTGGGACTAAGGCGTGGCCCTCGTGTACTTCCCGTCCTGAATTCTGACCGCTTCCTCCTCTCTAGCCTGGCCCGACACTTTCCTAGCTCTGTACCTTTCAGTGTTGCTATCTCCCCCGGAGGGCTTCCCAGAGCCCCGAGCCAGGTGGGTCCCCTGTGGCCCCTGTACTTTTTGAGGGGCCCATCCCCGTTGTGATCATGTTCTCACTGTGCCGGCTTGGAGCTCCTTGGAGGTGGACAGGGGGACTGGGCCCCTTTGTCCCCTGCCTAACGCAGCATGGAGTCAAGGACAGGTAGCTGCCCAGTTCTGGCGATTCTCTGGTCTCTATTCCTGCAGTAACAACCAGGGACCTTGGCCAAAAGCCTGCCTTTTGCAGGTGGTCCAGGAGGCTGTTActcacccctgcctccctggCACTCCCACCTGTCTGCCCAGGTGGGTCAGCTGTCCTTCTTCTGGCTCTTTAGGTGCCTCTGGCTACACAGCCTCAATTGTCCAAACCCTCCCgatctcagccccacccccaccttgaaGTGAGATTTGGGGGTCACTCTGACTGAGATGAGCCCTGAGTTCACGTGACACCTGCCTTCAAGGGCACATGTGCAGGGGGTAAGGGTTCCCCTAGACTCTGGCCTGGGTGTGGGACCTACTCCGCTCCTTGGTTCCTTACCTCCCATGCACATCTCCAACATCTGCCCCAAACCATTGGAGcagaccattcattcattcattcattcattcattcagagagcACTCCCTGAACACTTGCTGTGGCCCAGTCACCGTGCTAGATGTGGGATTCAACACTCATTCAcccaacaaatatatttttttttaatattaagatcaGCTtaccaatttctttaaaaaaattttttttcaacgtttatttatttttgggacagagagagacagagcatgaacgggggaggggcagagagagagggagacacagaatcggaaacaggctccaggctccgagccatcagcccagagcccgacgcggggctcgaactcccggaccgcgagatcgtgacctggctgaagtcggacgcttaaccgactgcgccacccaggcgccccccaaacaaacatttcttgagttcCTCCTGTGTGCTGGGCATTCATCTAGAGTGAGGGGGCACAGCAGTGAACCAGACTACATCCAGCTGTTGTGGAGTTTCCTTTCTGAGGGGAGTCGGGCAGCAAAGAAcgcagaaaggcaggaaggaacagAGACGGATGGGAAGGTGCTGTCTGAGCCAACACGAGCTGGGATGGTCTCCCCAAGGAGGTGACACAGGAGCAGAGACCTGGCAGAGTGTGGCAGGAAGTCTCCGGGAAAGAGTGGTCCAGGTAGGAGGAACAGtgagtgcaaaggtcctgaggcaggccTAAGGCCATCCCTGAAAAGTCCACCAGAATTTAGAGTGCACCCCCAGGGGGCTGTGAAGCTCTCCTGCCTAACCCAAGAAAGGAACATGTGGGAGTTTCTATGTACAGAACCTGCCTGCACCGAGACACAATTGccttgtaagggttaaattgtagtgtggGGCTAACtcttagcttgaaaaataacagcctcatactcttgtaaattaggcttcaccaattaaggaaacaaaggttcaaagaaaagagcgtcagaggcagggtcaaggagatccactggttgcgacttagaggcagaaagtctaaaataaacacctcattaggcgactgtttctaactcatttggcaactgtttctctgttctgttcccaggtgatgataaaacgatgtgaccggctataaaaactctgtaccccggctgttcctGGCGCACTCTTATCaggagtgttggtcccgatccgtcggccttgcctctcgttgtcataaactttgttgtgactgtcaccgGTGCCCGTAGCGTTCTGTTTCACGAGTCGTGTGGATGTAACAGCCTTAACAGGGGTTAGCTGGGGCAGGTCTGGAGGAGAGGTCACTTCTCATTTCGGGTCCCAAAATGCCATTtgaatttgttttactttaagatttaataaaaacttttttttggaaGCTTTGTCCCCAAACGGCCCAAGCTACTCTCATTATATTTTCACAAGGGAGTTTATAGACATCAAGATCGCTATTttaataataggaaaatattttaaagtcatagTTAAGATAATGCGCCAGGGCGAAGGGCGAACCTGAGCGGTTCGGTTACGTGGCAATGCGAAGGACGAAGAAGGGTGTGAAGGAGGAAGCCCCGGCGGGTGCTGGGCGGCCCCCTTGGGAGGCCTTGGCGGCATCCAGACAGCCGACCCTACTGACGATCGGGCTCTATCCTCCCCAGCCCAGACGGCAGGGGTCTTGGTCAAGGCAAACACAGTCTCCACGTCGGGTGCCCTGACCCTCAGGGCTGTGGGGTCCAGAGGGGGGTACGTTAGAACTGAAGTCCGCCCTCACGCGCCGGGATCCGGGGTTTCGGGGCTTCCCGACTCAGGGGGGCCGGGCCCCCACGCCTCGGGCGTCGCTAGCCCTCTGACTCGGCCCCTCAGCGTCCGGCGCCGAGCGGATAGGGGCGGAGTCAGgcgggagagggaagggggcccctggaggaggggcggggccggaggagggagggggcactCGGGGGGCGGGGTCGGGGCGtggcgccccggccccgcccctccgggGGTCGCCACCTCCCGCCGGGTCCCGTGACGCCGGTAGGAGCGCGCGAGTCACGAGTGCCCGCGCGGCCGACCGCGGCGACATGGCTTCGGAGCGGGACGTGCGCGCCCGGCTGCAGCGCGCGGGCCAGGAACACCTGCTGCGCTTCTGCGCCGAGCTGGCTCCGGGGCCGCGCGCCGCGCTCCTGGCCGAGCTGGAGGCGCTGGAGCCCGAGGCGCTGCGCGAGCACTGCCAGCGCGCGGCTGCGGCCTGCGCGTGCCCCCCGGGCCCGGAGCCCGGCCTGGCCGCGCGCCTGCGGCCCCTGCCCCCTGAGCGCGTGGGCAGCGCGAGCCGGTGCGACCCTGAGACGCGGCGGCTCTGGGAGGAGGAAGGTAGGCGGGGCGGGGGTCCCCGGTCGGGGTGGGCCTGGCCGGCGCAGGGGGCCTTGCCCAAAGTGGGGTGACAGGAGAGCTTGTACTCGGAGGAGTTTGGCGCGCCTCGTTCCTTTGTGGGGTCTCCGTTCACACGCCAGCTGGCGACTCAGGTGTAGGGCTCCAAAAGCTGGGAAGGTGGCAGCCGCCCTCAGGCGGCTTCCCCCTCCAGCGAGTGCTTTGTGCAGGCGCACACCTGGATGGTCAGCTGCCCAGGCCACAAGcctgctgacagcagggaaccccTTGCACATTTGTACACGCTCCGTTTCACAACCGCGCTGGCCCCGGGTGCACTCTTGGCTTCTTGGCCTTACGGGTGAGGCAGGTGCTCCTGGAGGTAAGCTGCCCAGGGCCCCCACCAGACTGCTCTGACCAGTCTGACCTGGTGTTCCCTCTGAAGGACCCAGGCTGGGAATAAGCCCTGGAGGACATCATCAGGACTTCTGATGGGTCTGGACAAGGTCAGCTTTGGATGGGGCCCTGGCCCACATGAGGTCGGAATGTTATTTGGAGATCTCTGTTCTGTGGCTCTCAGAAGTTTTAGAGTCCTGGGCGCACGTCTGGCTTGCTCTGAAGTGAGGGGGTGGTTATATGGCAGGTCCCAGGGGTCCCCTCACGGCACCCTCTGCCCCCAGGTTTCCACCAGATCGCCCTGAGCAAGGTGGCTGTGCTGCTGCTGGCTGGTGGGCAGGGCACACGCCTAGGCGTGACCTACCCCAAGGGCATGTATCAGGTGGGACTGCCCAGCCAGAAGAGCCTGTACCAGCTGCAGGCAGAACGGATTCGGCGGGTGGAGCAGCTGGCCAGCGAGCGCAGCGGGACCCAGTGCGCCATACCCTGGTGTGCCTTTCCCTCCTCACCCTGTCCCCAGAATGATCCCCTGCCCACGCAGCATCAGCCCTGCCCCACACCGAGACTCGAGtcccaacccccagccccagcccggaCTCCGAGGCCAGCCCCTATCGGAGCCCTGGATCCCCGAGCGGCCGGGCCCTTCCGAGGGCCTGCTCAGCCCTGCCTCTCCTCGCAGGTACATCATGACGAGTGAGTTCACGC includes these proteins:
- the SAPCD2 gene encoding suppressor APC domain-containing protein 2, encoding MAGAAMAEPGHGPPAAPAPGTEGLPRAFLQSLRTLFDILDDRRRGCVHLREIESRWQGADARELPRGVLEGLRQVAPASGYLTFERFVAGLRTSLLSADGGPRGQARAPARGGCPARPGGQPPPPPRLVFAPADEPRTVLERKPLPLGARPPPAVPGGAARSLEKLCGPAEAAPGPAEPERPQGAALERSPSADAGAAACRARELGMGDAHRAPRARGERRRHTITNGVDCDLLKQLKELEQEKEVLLQGLEMMARGRDWYQQQLQRVQERQRRLGRSRASTDLGTEGSPLPLGRLLPKVQEVARCLGELLAAACAGRALPSLSSGAPCPALAPTSPSAPGWQQQTILMLKEQNRLLTQEVTDKSERITQLEQEKSALIKQLFEARALGQQDAGPLDSTFI